One window from the genome of Thermus sediminis encodes:
- the lipA gene encoding lipoyl synthase, whose protein sequence is MRPKFETLELLSPTGEVIPLKVVKRGLAQARPEPVDRQKPPWLKATLPTGPRYQALKAMVQELRLHTVCQEALCPNIGECWSHGTLTVMLLGEVCTRACKFCAVATGNPRGWVDPQEPVRVAEAIARMGVSYVVLTSVDRDDLPDGGAAHFAATIRAIKERAPGVLVEALTPDFQGDLKAVEKVLEAGPEVYAQNLETVRRLTPRVRDPRAGYEQTLRVLAHAKRARPHVLTKSSLMLGLGEEEGEILEAMRDLRAAGVDILTLGQYLRPTPAHLPVVRYVPPEDFQRYAAWGYELGFKEVFAGPLVRSSYRADRVFLEARGG, encoded by the coding sequence ATGCGGCCCAAGTTTGAGACCCTGGAACTCCTGAGCCCCACGGGGGAGGTCATCCCCCTCAAGGTGGTGAAGCGCGGCCTGGCCCAGGCCCGGCCCGAGCCCGTGGACCGCCAGAAGCCCCCCTGGCTCAAGGCCACCCTGCCCACGGGGCCCCGGTACCAGGCCCTGAAGGCCATGGTGCAGGAGCTCAGGCTCCACACCGTCTGCCAGGAGGCCCTCTGCCCCAACATCGGCGAGTGCTGGAGCCACGGCACCCTCACGGTGATGCTCCTGGGGGAGGTCTGCACCCGGGCTTGCAAGTTCTGCGCCGTGGCCACGGGGAACCCTAGGGGGTGGGTGGACCCGCAAGAACCCGTCAGGGTGGCCGAGGCCATCGCCCGCATGGGGGTGAGCTACGTGGTCTTAACCAGCGTGGACCGGGATGACCTTCCGGATGGCGGGGCAGCCCACTTCGCCGCCACCATCAGGGCCATCAAGGAGAGGGCCCCCGGGGTCTTGGTGGAGGCCCTCACCCCCGATTTCCAGGGGGACCTGAAGGCGGTGGAAAAGGTCCTGGAGGCGGGCCCCGAGGTGTACGCCCAGAACCTAGAGACCGTGCGCCGCCTCACCCCTAGGGTGCGGGACCCCCGGGCGGGCTACGAGCAGACCCTGAGGGTCCTGGCCCACGCCAAGCGGGCAAGGCCCCACGTCCTCACCAAGAGCAGCCTCATGCTGGGCCTGGGGGAGGAGGAGGGGGAGATCCTGGAGGCCATGCGGGACCTCCGGGCCGCCGGGGTGGATATCCTCACCCTGGGCCAGTACCTCCGCCCCACCCCCGCCCACCTGCCCGTGGTGCGCTACGTGCCCCCAGAGGACTTCCAGAGGTACGCCGCCTGGGGGTACGAGCTGGGCTTCAAGGAGGTCTTCGCCGGTCCCCTGGTGCGGAGCTCCTACCGGGCGGACCGGGTCTTCCTGGAGGCCAGGGGAGGATGA
- a CDS encoding DUF3054 family protein: MRLFFLDFLALLLFALVGLLSHGRAVDLSGLARNLLPVLLVWLLLSPFLGTYRRPTWGNLLLTWLLALPAGLWLREMVLGGTFGPPFFIFLGVAMGFSLLFLLLLRGLAKASRVW, encoded by the coding sequence ATGAGGCTTTTCTTCCTGGACTTCCTGGCCCTCCTCCTCTTCGCCCTGGTGGGCCTCCTCTCCCACGGGCGGGCGGTGGACCTCTCGGGCCTCGCCCGGAACCTCCTCCCCGTCCTCCTCGTCTGGCTCCTCCTAAGCCCCTTCCTCGGCACCTACCGCAGGCCCACCTGGGGGAACCTCCTCCTCACCTGGCTCCTCGCCCTCCCCGCCGGGCTTTGGCTCCGGGAGATGGTCCTCGGCGGGACCTTTGGCCCCCCCTTCTTCATCTTCCTCGGGGTGGCCATGGGCTTCAGCCTCCTTTTCCTCCTCCTCCTCCGGGGCCTGGCCAAGGCGTCTAGGGTGTGGTAA
- a CDS encoding NAD(P)-dependent oxidoreductase gives MDKVAFLGLGAMGYPMAAHLARRFPTLVWNRTFQKALRHQEAFGSKAVPLEGVAEAGVLFTCLPTTREVAQVAERLLPHLRPGTHWVDATSGDPEESRRLAARLLERGVVYLDAPVSGGTAGAEAGTLTVMLGGQEEAVERVRPYLAYAGKVVHVGPVGAGHAVKAINNALLAVSLWAAGEGLLALVAQGVSAEKALEAINACSGRSNATENLIPGRVLTRAFPKTFALGLLVKDLGIAMGVLDGQKAPSPLLRLTREVYEMAGRELGPEADHVEALRLLERWAGREIR, from the coding sequence ATGGACAAGGTGGCCTTTCTCGGCCTCGGGGCCATGGGCTACCCCATGGCGGCCCACCTGGCCCGGCGCTTCCCTACCCTGGTCTGGAACCGGACCTTCCAAAAGGCCCTAAGGCACCAGGAGGCCTTCGGCTCCAAGGCCGTCCCCCTGGAAGGGGTGGCCGAGGCCGGGGTCCTCTTTACCTGCCTCCCCACCACCCGGGAGGTGGCCCAGGTGGCGGAGAGGCTTCTTCCCCACCTCCGGCCCGGGACCCACTGGGTGGACGCCACGAGCGGCGACCCCGAGGAAAGCCGGAGGCTGGCGGCGCGCCTCCTGGAGAGGGGGGTGGTCTACCTGGACGCCCCCGTCTCCGGGGGCACGGCGGGGGCGGAAGCGGGTACCCTCACCGTGATGCTGGGGGGGCAGGAGGAGGCGGTGGAGCGGGTGAGGCCCTACCTGGCCTACGCGGGGAAGGTGGTCCACGTGGGGCCCGTGGGGGCGGGGCACGCGGTCAAGGCCATCAACAACGCCCTCCTGGCGGTGAGCCTCTGGGCGGCGGGGGAGGGCCTTCTCGCCCTGGTGGCCCAGGGGGTTTCCGCGGAAAAGGCCCTGGAGGCCATCAACGCCTGCTCGGGCCGCTCCAACGCCACGGAGAACCTGATCCCCGGGAGGGTCCTCACCCGGGCCTTCCCCAAGACCTTCGCCCTGGGCCTCCTGGTCAAGGACCTGGGGATCGCCATGGGGGTCCTGGACGGGCAGAAGGCCCCAAGCCCCCTCCTCCGCCTCACCCGGGAGGTCTACGAGATGGCGGGGAGGGAACTGGGCCCCGAGGCCGACCACGTGGAGGCCCTGAGGCTTTTGGAGCGCTGGGCGGGGCGGGAGATCCGCTAG
- a CDS encoding transposase, translated as MSRGILAAGSARVSEMVATLPSHLQRPFHQAEALYRFLANPRVGAEALLERVCRESALALEGEEVLVFLDLSPVRKPHARALEGIARVGRKRETGYELLTALGMDVQGRLVGYAHLVAYGERGFASLPREVERAIAGARGVLGGRGGGWCTWRTGVLTTGRCLGRCWGVELGLGWREVEGRRLHLVVSWIPALGRRGEWWLLTSLEVRGEREALRVVEMYRRRWGVEEFFRLLRAGLGLESFQVRGLSRIRKVVAVLLGLAVFLWEVRRSGGVLEGLLLRLGGKLGIASERDGPYLLLRGLVRLLNYEVTKEALEEEEGSFG; from the coding sequence ATGAGCCGAGGCATCTTGGCTGCGGGCTCCGCCCGGGTAAGCGAGATGGTGGCTACCCTGCCCTCCCACCTCCAGCGCCCCTTCCACCAGGCCGAAGCCCTCTACCGCTTCCTGGCCAACCCCCGGGTGGGGGCCGAGGCCCTCCTGGAGAGGGTGTGCCGGGAGAGCGCCCTGGCCCTGGAGGGGGAGGAGGTTTTGGTCTTCCTGGACCTGAGCCCGGTGCGCAAGCCCCACGCCCGGGCCCTGGAGGGGATAGCCCGGGTGGGGAGGAAGCGGGAGACCGGGTATGAGCTCCTGACCGCGCTGGGGATGGATGTCCAGGGGCGGCTGGTGGGGTACGCCCACCTGGTGGCCTACGGGGAGCGGGGGTTTGCCAGCCTGCCCCGGGAGGTGGAGCGGGCCATTGCGGGGGCGCGGGGGGTTCTTGGGGGGAGGGGCGGCGGCTGGTGTACGTGGCGGACCGGGGTTTTGACGACCGGAAGGTGTTTGGGCAGGTGCTGGGGTGTGGAGCTTGGGCTGGGATGGAGGGAGGTGGAGGGGCGGAGGCTTCATCTGGTGGTGAGCTGGATACCGGCTTTGGGGAGGCGGGGGGAGTGGTGGCTTTTGACCAGCTTGGAGGTGAGGGGGGAGAGGGAGGCGCTGCGGGTGGTGGAGATGTACCGGAGGCGGTGGGGGGTGGAGGAGTTTTTCCGCCTTCTGAGGGCGGGGTTGGGGCTTGAGAGCTTTCAGGTGCGGGGGCTTAGCCGGATTCGCAAGGTGGTGGCTGTTTTGCTGGGGCTGGCGGTGTTTCTTTGGGAGGTGCGGCGGTCTGGGGGTGTCTTGGAGGGCCTCCTTTTGCGGCTTGGGGGAAAGCTGGGGATAGCCAGTGAGCGGGATGGTCCCTACCTGCTCTTGCGGGGCTTGGTCCGCCTGCTCAACTACGAGGTCACCAAGGAGGCCTTGGAAGAGGAGGAGGGAAGTTTTGGGTAA
- a CDS encoding IS256 family transposase, translating to MEQVLEEEMTERLAAGHRERTPSRRGERNGHYTRDLITPAGKIAQLRVPRDREGTFLTEVLERYKRMTGEVEEAVLEMDLQGVSTRKVAAITEGLSRVRIGKDAVSRVAQRLEEAPSAWRGRPLGLAYPYLCLDAAYFKANRGGRVVDLALLVAVGVNEKGYRGHGRSPYLLLLAVEPAGGERKEAWRNLRKGLVERGLRGVRLVISDDPPSIRQAARAELPGASWQRCGAPGGVCGAAAGHGGISGPRVC from the coding sequence ATCGAGCAGGTGTTGGAAGAAGAGATGACCGAGCGCCTGGCTGCGGGTCACCGTGAGCGCACCCCGAGCCGCCGCGGGGAGCGGAACGGCCACTACACCCGGGACCTCATCACGCCGGCGGGCAAGATCGCGCAGCTCCGGGTACCCCGGGACCGGGAGGGGACTTTCCTGACCGAGGTGTTGGAGCGCTACAAGCGGATGACCGGGGAGGTGGAAGAGGCCGTCCTGGAGATGGACCTGCAAGGGGTCTCCACCCGCAAGGTGGCGGCCATCACCGAAGGTCTGTCCCGAGTGCGGATTGGTAAGGACGCGGTCTCCAGGGTAGCCCAGCGCCTGGAGGAGGCGCCCTCTGCCTGGCGGGGCCGGCCCTTGGGGCTGGCTTACCCCTACCTCTGCCTGGACGCGGCCTACTTCAAGGCGAACCGGGGCGGGCGGGTGGTGGACCTGGCCCTGCTGGTGGCGGTGGGGGTGAACGAGAAAGGCTACCGAGGTCACGGGCGCAGCCCGTACCTTTTGCTGCTGGCGGTGGAACCGGCGGGCGGGGAGCGGAAGGAGGCCTGGAGGAACCTCCGGAAGGGTCTGGTGGAGCGGGGGCTTCGTGGGGTGAGGCTGGTCATTTCCGACGACCCCCCTTCCATCCGCCAGGCGGCGAGGGCCGAGCTTCCTGGGGCCAGCTGGCAGCGGTGCGGAGCTCCAGGAGGTGTTTGTGGCGCGGCGGCGGGGCACGGCGGAATCTCTGGCCCGAGAGTTTGTTGA
- a CDS encoding transposase, whose amino-acid sequence MARRRGTAESLAREFVERYRDRYRRGVEVFAQGLGEALIHLDFPSGHQKHIKGTNALERLFREVKRRTRVVGVFPSEGSLGNLATVVMLRATEDWALRRYLDMAPLWAAEEKPTKIAT is encoded by the coding sequence GTGGCGCGGCGGCGGGGCACGGCGGAATCTCTGGCCCGAGAGTTTGTTGAACGCTACCGGGACCGGTACAGGCGAGGGGTGGAGGTGTTTGCCCAGGGTTTGGGGGAAGCTCTGATCCACCTGGACTTTCCCAGCGGCCACCAGAAGCACATCAAGGGCACGAATGCGCTGGAGCGGCTTTTCCGGGAGGTGAAGCGGCGGACCAGGGTGGTTGGGGTTTTCCCCAGCGAGGGGAGCCTAGGGAATCTGGCCACGGTGGTGATGCTGAGAGCCACGGAGGACTGGGCGCTCAGGCGTTACCTGGACATGGCCCCGCTTTGGGCCGCGGAAGAGAAACCCACAAAAATCGCTACTTGA